One window of the Rosa rugosa chromosome 3, drRosRugo1.1, whole genome shotgun sequence genome contains the following:
- the LOC133738814 gene encoding putative laccase-9, producing MGLRKMGSMLGLLGIFLLDGLLLSMAYNVHRYSFILKETNFTRLCTTKPMLTVNGQFPGPTITVRKGDRAFVNVHNNGKYGVTIHWHGVKQPQNPWSDGPENITQCPIQPGKNFTYEVIFSDEEGTLWWHAHSDWSRATVHGPIVILPERGKSYPFPKPYAEKTIVLASWFNTDVKELIDDAMAIGGDPDPSDAFTINGWPGALYNCSNETISRLPVVFGKTYLLRLVSAVMNEEMFFAIAGHNFTVVAQDGAYIKPILTSYIMITPGQTMDILLTANQPPSYYYMAARPFFESGAPFDNTTTTAILQYTNVIAAPTNISMPTLPIQTDHDSADNFTSKIKALASRDHPISVPKNVTKQILITVSVNQLPCELGAGLCGGPNGNRISASLNNISFDTPTTDILQAYYRSLPNVFDSDFPDQPPLFFNFSGVNSSTYLLPEVGTKVLLIEYGASVEIVFQGTNVGNPENHPMHLHGYSFYVVGSAYGNWNETTSPATYNLIDPPAVNTVGVPKNGWTAIRFVADNPGVWFMHCHLERHASWGMDTVLIVKNGSSKRGTSIRRPPRNLPICG from the exons ATGGGATTGAGGAAAATGGGTTCCATGCTAGGGCTCTTAGGGATCTTTCTCCTGGATGGACTGCTCCTGTCCATGGCTTATAACGTTCATCGCTATAGCTTTATC CTGAAGGAAACCAATTTCACGAGACTATGCACCACAAAGCCAATGCTGACTGTAAATGGGCAGTTCCCAGGTCCAACCATCACTGTTCGCAAAGGAGATAGAGCTTTTGTTAATGTCCACAACAATGGCAAATATGGTGTCACCATTCactg GCATGGAGTAAAGCAGCCACAAAACCCATGGTCAGATGGTCCAGAAAACATTACGCAATGTCCTATTCAGCCAGGAAAAAACTTCACCTATGAAGTCATATTTTCAGATGAAGAAGGAACTCTATGGTGGCATGCACATAGTGACTGGTCACGTGCCACCGTTCATGGCCCTATTGTTATTTTACCCGAGAGAGGAAAATCTTATCCATTTCCCAAGCCTTATGCTGAGAAAACCATTGTGCTTG CTTCATGGTTCAATACTGACGTGAAGGAACTAATCGATGACGCCATGGCAATCGGAGGAGACCCAGATCCGTCCGATGCTTTCACCATCAATGGCTGGCCAGGAGCTTTATATAACTGTTCCAATG AAACTATATCTCGTTTGCCAGTTGTGTTCGGAAAGACCTACCTGCTTCGCCTAGTCAGTGCCGTCATGAATGAAGAAATGTTTTTCGCAATTGCCGGACACAACTTCACGGTGGTGGCTCAAGATGGTGCATACATCAAGCCCATACTGACCAGCTACATAATGATAACTCCAGGCCAAACCATGGATATTTTACTAACAGCGAACCAGCCACCCAGCTACTACTACATGGCTGCTAGGCCATTTTTCGAATCGGGAGCTCCCTTTGACAACACCACAACTACAGCCATTCTCCAATACACAAACGTAATTGCTGCCCCGACTAATATTTCCATGCCAACACTTCCGATTCAAACGGACCACGACTCTGCAGATAACTTCACAAGCAAGATAAAGGCCTTGGCAAGCAGGGACCATCCAATTAGTGTGCCGAAAAATGTTACCAAACAAATCCTCATCACAGTTTCTGTGAATCAGCTACCTTGTGAACTTGGTGCTGGCTTATGTGGTGGTCCAAATGGTAATAGGATTTCTGCTAGCTTGAACAATATCAGTTTTGATACCCCAACCACTGATATACTGCAAGCATACTACAG GAGTTTACCTAATGTCTTCGACAGTGATTTCCCGGATCAACCGCCACTTTTCTTTAACTTCTCAGGGGTTAATTCATCAACTTATTTGTTACCAGAAGTCGGGACAAAGGTGTTATTGATCGAGTACGGGGCATCAGTTGAAATTGTGTTCCAAGGGACTAATGTCGGAAATCCAGAAAACCATCCAATGCATCTGCATGGTTACAGCTTCTATGTGGTTGGATCAGCTTATGGAAACTGGAATGAGACCACTTCTCCGGCCACTTACAACTTGATCGATCCACCGGCGGTCAACACTGTCGGAGTTCCTAAGAATGGATGGACTGCCATTCGCTTTGTTGCCGATAATCCTG GAGTATGGTTTATGCATTGTCATTTGGAACGTCATGCCAGTTGGGGAATGGACACAGTACTCATTGTGAAGAATGGATCGAGCAAGAGAGGAACCAGTATTCGCCGACCCCCTAGAAACTTGCCAATTTGTGGTTGA